A genomic segment from Flavobacterium litorale encodes:
- the tsaE gene encoding tRNA (adenosine(37)-N6)-threonylcarbamoyltransferase complex ATPase subunit type 1 TsaE has protein sequence MEVTFALEEIDTVAKQLLESGLKQIVVFHAPMGAGKTTLIKAIARSMGVKDITSSPTFSLVNEYETADGNPLYHFDLYRINSEEEAYDMGIDEYFYSGNMCLIEWPEKTPNLIPLDHSSITIKQLSDGKRHVTLK, from the coding sequence ATGGAAGTTACATTCGCTTTAGAAGAAATAGATACTGTAGCCAAACAGTTATTGGAAAGTGGATTAAAACAAATAGTAGTTTTTCATGCACCTATGGGCGCAGGAAAAACCACACTTATTAAAGCCATAGCACGTAGTATGGGCGTAAAAGATATTACATCTAGCCCTACATTCTCTTTAGTAAATGAGTACGAAACAGCAGACGGTAATCCGCTTTACCACTTTGATTTATACCGTATTAATAGCGAGGAAGAAGCCTACGACATGGGTATTGACGAATATTTTTATTCTGGAAACATGTGCCTTATAGAATGGCCTGAAAAAACACCTAATTTAATACCTTTAGATCACTCCTCCATAACCATTAAACAGTTATCAGATGGCAAACGGCATGTGACATTGAAATAG
- a CDS encoding HD domain-containing protein, whose product MSEINKLKILNDPVYGFISITNPLVYDLIQHTYFQRLRRISQMGMSYLVYPGAHHTRFHHALGCMHIMQKTIQVLKFKGVAITEDEENALCIAILLHDIGHGPFSHAMEHSIVENVNHEAISLFFMNKLNAEFDGKLSLAIQIFKGEYHRKFMLQLISSQLDMDRMDYLKRDSFYSGVAEGNINSERLLQMMNVKDDVLVIEEKGIYSVEKFLVARRLMYWQAYLHKTSVAAELVLTKILKRAKELTQRGITLPCSAALQFFMQQKINFEDFNNDVLQTFSRLDDFDIISAIKDWQYHDDFVLSELSRMIIDRDLPKIRLSSEKPKKVVTKELKAKLATLYPITEKEASYFVLKGEIKNQAYNKTGEPIHIVRKDGTVEEVAAASDQLNLNALSKPVTKYYLCFPKVLLEKAGI is encoded by the coding sequence GTGAGCGAGATTAATAAGCTTAAAATTCTTAACGACCCTGTATACGGGTTTATATCCATAACAAATCCATTAGTTTACGACCTCATTCAACATACCTATTTTCAAAGGCTTCGTCGTATTTCCCAAATGGGAATGTCGTACTTGGTATACCCTGGTGCGCACCATACTCGTTTTCATCACGCATTGGGTTGTATGCATATTATGCAAAAAACCATTCAGGTACTTAAGTTTAAAGGTGTGGCGATAACTGAGGATGAAGAAAATGCGCTTTGCATTGCAATATTATTGCACGATATTGGGCATGGTCCATTTTCGCATGCTATGGAACATAGTATTGTAGAGAACGTGAATCATGAGGCAATATCATTGTTTTTTATGAATAAACTTAATGCCGAGTTTGATGGTAAACTATCATTAGCTATTCAAATATTTAAAGGCGAGTACCATCGCAAATTCATGTTACAACTCATATCCAGCCAGTTGGATATGGATAGGATGGATTACTTAAAACGCGATAGTTTTTACAGTGGTGTGGCTGAAGGCAACATAAACTCGGAACGTTTACTACAAATGATGAACGTTAAGGATGATGTATTGGTTATAGAGGAGAAAGGTATCTACTCGGTCGAAAAATTCTTGGTAGCTCGTAGGTTAATGTATTGGCAAGCCTACTTACACAAAACAAGTGTAGCTGCCGAGTTGGTTTTAACTAAAATTTTAAAGCGTGCAAAGGAGCTAACACAAAGAGGTATTACTTTGCCATGTAGTGCAGCGTTACAATTTTTTATGCAACAAAAAATTAATTTTGAAGACTTTAATAACGATGTATTACAAACATTTTCGAGATTAGATGATTTTGATATAATTAGTGCTATAAAAGATTGGCAATATCATGATGATTTTGTGCTAAGCGAACTTAGCCGAATGATTATTGATAGAGATTTACCTAAGATACGATTAAGCTCGGAAAAACCTAAAAAAGTGGTAACAAAGGAGCTAAAGGCAAAATTAGCAACACTTTATCCTATAACAGAAAAGGAAGCAAGCTATTTTGTTTTAAAAGGAGAAATAAAAAACCAAGCATATAATAAAACTGGCGAACCCATACATATAGTAAGGAAGGACGGAACGGTAGAAGAGGTAGCAGCAGCATCAGATCAATTGAATTTAAATGCACTGTCCAAGCCTGTTACCAAATATTATTTGTGTTTTCCGAAAGTACTTTTGGAAAAAGCAGGGATTTAA
- a CDS encoding alanine dehydrogenase, which translates to MPLTPFTKQQLLPQEEKLEVSRQRSDLFIGVPKETSYQERRICLTPDAVNSLTAHGHRVMIEAGAGESSSYSDKEYSDAGAEITLDTKKVFSCPVILKVEPPTEKEIEMMKQQTLLISAIQLKTQKKEYFEALAAKKITAMAFEFIKDEDGSYPAVKLLSEIAGTASVLIAAELMINQKIGKGLLLGNITGVPPTEVVIIGAGTVAEFAARTAIGLGANVKVFDNSITKLRRLQNNLNQRIFTSTIQEKSLLKALMRCDVAIGAMRGKNRTPIIVSETMVEHMKNGAVIIDVCIDTGGCFETSEITTHEKPTFIKNEVVHYCVPNIPSRYSKTASMSLSNIISPFLLQMAENGGLESSIRCNTGFKNGIYFYHGLLTNRLIADWFSLSYRDINLIIF; encoded by the coding sequence ATGCCACTAACTCCTTTTACCAAACAACAGCTACTCCCGCAAGAAGAAAAGCTAGAAGTAAGCAGGCAGCGTAGTGACCTTTTTATTGGTGTACCTAAAGAAACATCGTACCAGGAAAGGAGAATTTGCCTTACGCCCGATGCTGTAAACTCGTTAACAGCCCACGGGCATCGTGTAATGATAGAAGCAGGTGCTGGGGAAAGTTCGAGCTACAGCGATAAAGAGTATAGTGATGCGGGTGCAGAAATAACGTTAGATACAAAAAAAGTATTTAGTTGCCCTGTAATACTTAAAGTAGAGCCACCTACCGAGAAAGAAATTGAAATGATGAAACAGCAAACGCTGTTAATCTCTGCAATTCAACTCAAAACTCAAAAAAAAGAATATTTTGAAGCCCTAGCTGCCAAAAAAATAACGGCAATGGCGTTTGAATTTATTAAGGACGAAGATGGTTCGTACCCTGCGGTAAAACTACTAAGTGAAATTGCAGGAACAGCATCGGTGCTTATTGCTGCAGAGTTAATGATTAATCAGAAAATAGGTAAAGGGCTACTCTTGGGTAATATAACAGGTGTACCACCTACTGAGGTAGTTATTATTGGCGCAGGTACCGTTGCTGAATTTGCTGCCAGAACAGCTATAGGGCTTGGTGCCAACGTTAAGGTTTTTGATAACTCTATAACAAAATTGCGCAGGTTACAAAACAATTTAAACCAACGCATATTTACCTCTACCATACAAGAAAAATCGTTACTAAAAGCACTAATGCGTTGCGATGTGGCTATTGGTGCTATGCGTGGCAAAAACCGTACACCCATTATTGTTAGCGAAACTATGGTAGAGCACATGAAAAATGGTGCCGTAATTATTGATGTTTGTATTGATACGGGAGGTTGTTTTGAAACGTCGGAAATAACTACACATGAAAAGCCGACTTTTATAAAAAATGAAGTAGTACACTATTGTGTGCCCAATATACCCTCACGTTATTCCAAAACAGCTTCTATGTCACTAAGTAACATCATAAGTCCATTCCTGTTACAAATGGCAGAAAACGGTGGTTTAGAGAGTTCTATTCGTTGCAATACAGGTTTTAAAAATGGTATTTATTTTTATCACGGATTACTTACCAATAGATTAATAGCCGATTGGTTTTCGTTATCCTACCGAGATATAAACCTGATTATATTTTAG
- the rsgA gene encoding ribosome small subunit-dependent GTPase A, translated as MTYEDLGYNTTLEKYKNEQNLNSFLLGRIVLEHKDRYTIKTPDNEFDGELIGKLRFTVQDRYDLPAVGDWVAFSEYDETKALIHAIYPRKSIIERQAVGKSGHIQIIATNIDYGLIVQSANRDFNLNRLERYLTICNASNVNPIIVISKVDLISNEELSFILNQINKRIKEVPVITVNNQENGYNALQSVIQKGKTYCLLGSSGVGKSTLLNNLAGSQQMKTAQISTAVNKGKHVTTHRELIVLNSGGILIDNPGMREIGITDTAIGLETTFETIVEYAQNCKFKNCTHIHEKGCAVLQGVTDGFIDEAAYQNFQKMEKEKLHFESDLQESKKKAKKFGKMVKNFKKQRGDTKY; from the coding sequence ATGACTTATGAAGATTTAGGGTATAATACTACCCTTGAAAAATATAAAAACGAGCAAAATTTAAATTCGTTTTTACTGGGCAGAATAGTACTAGAACATAAAGATAGGTATACTATTAAAACACCTGATAATGAATTTGACGGCGAATTGATTGGTAAGTTACGATTTACAGTACAAGACAGATATGATTTACCTGCGGTAGGCGATTGGGTTGCTTTTTCGGAATATGATGAAACAAAAGCCTTAATACATGCTATTTATCCTCGAAAGTCGATTATTGAAAGGCAGGCAGTTGGTAAATCAGGCCACATACAAATAATTGCAACAAATATTGATTATGGTTTGATAGTACAATCGGCTAACAGGGATTTTAACCTGAACAGATTGGAACGGTACTTAACAATTTGTAATGCATCAAATGTTAACCCTATAATTGTAATTAGTAAGGTAGATTTAATAAGTAATGAAGAGTTAAGTTTTATTCTCAATCAAATTAACAAACGGATTAAGGAAGTGCCTGTAATTACTGTAAACAATCAAGAGAATGGTTATAACGCATTACAAAGCGTCATACAAAAAGGTAAAACCTATTGTTTACTTGGCTCTTCGGGAGTTGGTAAATCTACATTACTAAACAACTTGGCAGGTTCGCAACAAATGAAAACAGCACAAATAAGCACCGCCGTAAATAAAGGAAAGCATGTTACAACGCACCGAGAGCTAATTGTTTTAAATAGTGGTGGCATTTTAATTGATAATCCTGGTATGCGAGAAATTGGCATTACAGATACTGCAATTGGACTTGAAACTACATTTGAAACCATTGTTGAATATGCCCAAAACTGTAAATTTAAAAATTGCACACATATACACGAAAAAGGTTGTGCGGTATTGCAAGGGGTAACAGATGGGTTTATTGACGAGGCTGCTTATCAGAATTTTCAAAAAATGGAAAAGGAAAAACTACACTTTGAATCTGATTTACAAGAGAGCAAAAAGAAGGCCAAGAAGTTTGGTAAAATGGTTAAGAACTTTAAAAAGCAAAGGGGAGATACTAAGTATTAA
- a CDS encoding DEAD/DEAH box helicase translates to MTTFNDFDLPKSLQKALDDMGFVTPTPIQERAMPVILSGRDMMGIAQTGTGKTFAYLLPILKQWRFVQADTPRVVIIVPTRELVVQVTEEVEKLTAYMSVRALGIYGGVNINTQKTKVYEGVDILVATPGRLMDLALDNVVRFDALQKLVIDEFDEILNLGFRVQVTSILSMMKQKRQNILFSATMTDDVDEMLNDFFDFPEEVSLAASGTPLEKIQQLAYHVPNFLTKINLLKHLLQEDGYNRVLVFVNNKRVADLVMESLEEDFDGQFGVIHSNKSQNYRLNTMASFQEGELRGIVTTDVMARGLDITDVTHVINMEFSEAPEQYIHRIGRTGRADKTGTAISLISPKEQELQIEAEILMEKELELLPIPESVVIADRFLDFEKEKQKVKILLKRPKQEGGEAFHEKKDKNKKVNLGGPGKTKPRKTKPRNRGAEKTKAAKRKKKR, encoded by the coding sequence ATGACCACTTTTAACGATTTCGACCTTCCAAAATCATTACAAAAAGCATTAGACGATATGGGGTTTGTAACCCCTACTCCTATTCAGGAGCGTGCCATGCCTGTAATACTATCAGGTCGGGACATGATGGGGATTGCACAAACGGGTACGGGTAAAACATTTGCCTACCTATTACCTATACTAAAACAATGGCGTTTTGTGCAGGCAGACACTCCACGTGTAGTTATTATAGTGCCTACACGAGAGCTTGTGGTACAGGTAACCGAAGAGGTTGAAAAACTAACAGCCTACATGTCGGTACGTGCTTTAGGTATATACGGTGGTGTAAATATTAATACCCAAAAAACAAAAGTTTACGAAGGTGTAGATATACTTGTAGCTACCCCTGGGCGATTGATGGATTTAGCACTAGATAATGTAGTGCGTTTTGATGCTTTACAGAAATTGGTTATTGATGAGTTTGATGAAATATTGAATTTAGGATTTCGCGTACAAGTAACATCAATACTATCGATGATGAAGCAGAAAAGGCAAAACATCCTTTTCTCTGCTACAATGACGGATGATGTGGATGAAATGCTAAACGATTTTTTCGATTTTCCAGAAGAGGTTTCACTAGCGGCATCAGGCACACCGTTAGAAAAAATACAACAATTAGCGTATCATGTCCCTAATTTCCTAACCAAAATAAATCTATTAAAGCATTTATTGCAAGAGGATGGTTACAATAGGGTACTTGTTTTTGTAAATAACAAGCGTGTTGCCGACTTGGTTATGGAAAGCCTTGAAGAGGATTTTGATGGGCAATTTGGCGTTATACACTCCAATAAATCGCAGAATTATCGCTTAAATACTATGGCATCGTTTCAGGAAGGCGAACTAAGAGGTATAGTTACTACCGATGTTATGGCAAGAGGGCTAGATATTACCGATGTTACCCATGTAATAAACATGGAATTTTCTGAAGCTCCAGAGCAGTACATTCACCGTATTGGACGTACAGGTCGTGCCGATAAAACAGGTACTGCAATAAGCCTAATAAGCCCTAAGGAGCAAGAATTACAGATAGAAGCAGAGATACTTATGGAAAAGGAACTGGAATTACTGCCTATTCCAGAAAGTGTTGTTATAGCCGACCGTTTTTTGGATTTTGAAAAAGAAAAACAAAAGGTAAAAATACTACTAAAACGACCTAAGCAAGAAGGTGGCGAGGCTTTTCATGAAAAGAAAGATAAAAACAAAAAAGTAAACTTGGGCGGACCAGGGAAAACCAAGCCCCGTAAAACCAAACCAAGAAATCGTGGCGCAGAAAAAACCAAAGCCGCTAAACGAAAAAAAAAGAGATAA
- the porX gene encoding T9SS response regulator signal transducer PorX produces the protein MNEIKILWVDDEIDMLKPHILFLEKKNYNVTTANNGQDAIELFGQENFDIVFLDENMPGLTGLETLSEIKELKSSVPVIMITKSEEEYIMEEAIGSKIADYLIKPVNPNQILLSLKKNLDNSRLVSEKTTLDYQKEFRKIAMDMAMVNSWEEWVDMYKRLVFWEMQLETIEDQSMVEILESQKQEANSQFSKYIEKNYANWYKPDADKPILSHNVFRELVVPEIQKKQPILFVVIDNLRYDQWKAFQSVVSNHYKLEKEEAYYSILPTATQYARNAIFSGLTPLEMEKKHPEYWKNDVEEGGKNMYESEFLTAHLKRLGLGIKQEYYKITNFKDGKKLVDNFKGLKDNDLTTIVYNFVDMLSHAKTEMEVVKELASNDKAYRSLTLSWFKNSPLLEMIQQAQTMGFKLILTTDHGTINVKNPSKVVGDRNTSLNLRYKTGRSLTFEDRDVYHVKDPKSVQLPTINMSSSYIFAKNDLFLAYVNNFNHYVSYYRNTYQHGGISLEEMIIPFLVFNPK, from the coding sequence ATGAATGAAATAAAGATACTTTGGGTTGACGATGAAATTGACATGTTAAAACCCCACATACTTTTTTTGGAGAAAAAAAACTATAATGTTACTACTGCCAATAATGGGCAGGATGCTATTGAGCTTTTTGGTCAAGAAAATTTTGATATTGTATTTCTCGATGAAAATATGCCTGGACTTACGGGTTTGGAAACATTATCGGAAATTAAAGAGTTAAAATCGTCCGTACCCGTTATTATGATTACTAAGAGTGAGGAAGAGTACATTATGGAAGAAGCTATTGGCTCTAAAATTGCCGATTACCTTATAAAACCAGTAAACCCGAACCAAATACTCCTGAGTTTAAAGAAGAATTTGGACAATTCGCGTTTAGTATCTGAAAAAACAACGCTCGACTACCAAAAAGAATTCCGAAAAATAGCTATGGATATGGCTATGGTAAATTCGTGGGAGGAATGGGTGGATATGTACAAACGATTGGTGTTTTGGGAAATGCAATTGGAAACAATTGAGGACCAAAGTATGGTGGAAATACTAGAGTCGCAAAAACAAGAAGCCAACTCACAATTTAGTAAGTACATCGAGAAAAATTATGCCAATTGGTACAAACCTGATGCCGACAAACCTATATTATCGCATAATGTTTTTCGTGAACTGGTAGTACCCGAAATACAGAAAAAACAACCTATACTTTTTGTAGTTATAGATAACTTGCGTTACGACCAATGGAAAGCTTTCCAGAGTGTGGTTAGCAACCATTACAAACTAGAAAAAGAAGAAGCCTACTACTCTATTTTGCCAACGGCTACCCAATATGCGCGTAATGCTATTTTTTCGGGGCTTACACCATTAGAAATGGAGAAAAAACACCCCGAGTATTGGAAAAACGATGTTGAGGAAGGCGGTAAAAACATGTACGAATCGGAGTTCCTTACAGCACATTTAAAACGACTTGGTCTTGGCATTAAACAAGAATATTATAAAATTACCAACTTTAAAGATGGTAAAAAGCTTGTAGATAACTTTAAAGGGCTTAAAGATAACGACCTAACTACAATTGTGTATAATTTTGTAGATATGCTATCGCACGCTAAAACAGAAATGGAAGTTGTAAAGGAACTGGCAAGTAACGATAAAGCGTACCGATCGCTTACATTAAGTTGGTTTAAAAACTCGCCATTATTAGAAATGATACAACAGGCACAAACTATGGGCTTTAAACTTATACTAACTACCGACCATGGTACTATAAACGTAAAAAACCCTAGTAAGGTAGTAGGTGATAGAAATACGAGTTTAAACCTACGTTACAAAACAGGACGCAGCCTTACCTTTGAGGATAGGGATGTATACCATGTAAAAGATCCAAAAAGTGTGCAATTACCTACTATAAACATGAGTAGTTCGTATATATTTGCTAAAAATGATTTGTTTTTGGCTTACGTAAACAACTTTAACCATTATGTAAGCTATTATCGTAATACCTATCAACACGGAGGCATATCGTTAGAAGAAATGATTATACCCTTTTTAGTATTTAATCCCAAATAA
- a CDS encoding sodium:proton antiporter — protein MTAGIILVLCLLVLLAYIFDLTSSKTKIPSVLLLLLLGFFVRQLCNFFGIDLIDLKNVLPILGTIGLILIVLEGALELELTKSRLPIIKKSVALGVLPLVTYALILAFVFNYLSGVDFKICLANAIPLAVISSSVAIPSVRAFTKSDREFVIYETSISDIIGVIFFNFITMHETIGFAAFGSFLIQLLIIIVISFIATGILAFMLSRLEHHIKFVPIIFLVILIYEISKEFKLPSLVFILVFGLFLNNLNGIRHFKWIQHLKPRVLRREVYKFREITIEATFLVRALFFLLFGFLIEATEVLNTEVLIYSLAITGGIYLLRIIALKIAGTNLIPLVFIAPRGLITILLFLSLSLEDRLPFINRSLIIQVIILTSLIMMMGTLSTKKEKELIVDKENGNENKQPENAEV, from the coding sequence ATGACCGCAGGAATTATATTGGTACTCTGTTTACTTGTACTACTAGCCTATATATTTGATTTAACCTCTTCGAAAACAAAAATACCCTCTGTATTACTTTTACTACTACTTGGTTTTTTTGTACGACAACTTTGTAATTTTTTTGGTATCGATCTTATCGACCTTAAAAATGTACTACCTATATTAGGAACTATTGGGCTTATACTTATTGTACTTGAAGGTGCTTTAGAATTAGAGCTTACAAAAAGCAGGCTGCCCATTATTAAAAAATCGGTAGCGTTAGGTGTTTTACCGCTTGTAACCTACGCGTTAATATTAGCGTTTGTGTTTAATTACCTTAGCGGTGTAGATTTTAAAATATGCCTTGCCAACGCCATACCATTAGCTGTTATTAGTAGCTCTGTAGCCATACCCAGTGTACGGGCCTTTACAAAATCCGATAGGGAATTTGTTATTTATGAAACCAGTATATCCGATATTATAGGAGTTATATTTTTTAACTTTATTACTATGCACGAAACCATTGGTTTTGCAGCCTTTGGGTCGTTTTTAATACAACTCTTAATTATTATAGTAATCTCGTTTATTGCTACAGGTATACTAGCGTTTATGCTAAGTAGGTTGGAGCATCATATAAAATTTGTACCTATAATATTTTTAGTGATATTAATTTACGAAATATCTAAGGAGTTCAAACTACCATCGTTAGTATTTATATTGGTTTTCGGACTATTTTTGAATAATTTAAATGGTATACGACACTTTAAATGGATACAGCACCTAAAACCAAGAGTATTAAGGCGTGAAGTATATAAATTTAGAGAAATTACCATAGAGGCAACTTTTTTAGTACGCGCACTATTCTTCTTGCTTTTTGGTTTTTTAATAGAAGCTACCGAAGTACTAAATACCGAAGTATTAATCTATTCTTTAGCTATAACGGGAGGTATTTACTTATTGAGAATTATTGCGCTTAAAATAGCAGGAACAAACTTAATACCTTTAGTGTTTATAGCACCTAGAGGATTAATAACCATACTGTTATTCCTATCACTTTCGTTGGAAGACCGCTTACCATTTATTAACCGTTCATTAATTATTCAGGTTATAATACTTACATCATTAATTATGATGATGGGTACTCTCTCGACTAAAAAGGAGAAGGAACTTATAGTTGATAAGGAGAATGGCAATGAAAATAAACAACCTGAAAATGCAGAAGTTTAG